In Chryseobacterium shigense, the following proteins share a genomic window:
- a CDS encoding carboxymuconolactone decarboxylase family protein, whose protein sequence is MKRLLKLIAFGTAVIASTTINAQTNVKQSLDDKQQAIIRISALTGKGKLPELKTELNAGLETGLTVNQIKEVIIHVYAYAGFPRSLRGLQTFMVVLDKRKTSGITDEPGIESSPIDSAASKYERGKAILEKLTGIPETQLKTGYAAFAPEIEIFLKEHLFADIFERDVLSYAERELVTISVLSSIGGVEPMLRSHLNICLNVGLTPEQLLQFVDVIKQTIGSKEASAAQTVLHEVLKSK, encoded by the coding sequence ATGAAAAGGCTTTTAAAATTAATAGCATTTGGCACAGCAGTAATTGCATCAACAACTATAAATGCACAAACCAATGTCAAACAGAGTCTGGACGATAAACAGCAAGCAATTATCCGTATTTCTGCACTCACCGGCAAAGGTAAATTACCAGAGCTGAAAACAGAGCTAAACGCAGGACTTGAAACCGGACTAACGGTAAACCAGATTAAAGAAGTCATTATTCACGTTTATGCTTATGCCGGATTTCCCAGAAGCCTCCGGGGATTGCAGACTTTTATGGTCGTGCTGGATAAAAGGAAAACCAGTGGTATTACCGATGAGCCGGGAATAGAATCATCACCAATTGACAGCGCTGCCAGCAAGTATGAAAGAGGTAAAGCAATATTGGAAAAATTAACCGGGATTCCGGAAACTCAGCTTAAAACCGGATATGCAGCATTCGCACCGGAAATTGAGATATTCCTCAAAGAACATCTTTTTGCGGACATTTTTGAACGTGATGTTTTGTCATACGCAGAAAGAGAGCTGGTAACCATATCTGTACTCAGCAGTATTGGCGGTGTAGAACCAATGCTCCGCTCCCATCTAAATATTTGTCTGAATGTTGGTTTAACGCCGGAACAGCTCCTGCAGTTTGTAGATGTTATCAAACAAACCATTGGCAGTAAAGAAGCAAGTGCAGCACAGACCGTCTTGCACGAAGTGTTAAAGAGTAAATAA
- a CDS encoding alpha/beta hydrolase → MQRTVEKIKHSDLKFGKKILLNTLLSCSIVIISSCATSKTNQSGNIILKEQGAFSAGGTIIKSEGTFDPLKPWNEQQGGQTRHGDHADVFYQIPVNKKHNSMVFLHGYGQSRRSWQTTADGREGFSDIFLKSGYGVYLVDQPGRGDAGQTTKPVQISASPDDQTWYTQFRIGLYPKFNEGVQFPKGEKYLDSFFRMMTPNTGNADEETIVNALSAVFDKSGDGILFTHSAGGAPGWKTAIKNDRVKAIVAIEPGGFTFPEGEVPQGNRGGKGVPLNEFLKLTEIPIVVYYGDYIPAEETNAASLNFWRNVLATAKQWAKIVNAHGGNATIVHLPEMGIKGNTHFIMSDLNNRQIANLIAKWLKEKGLDN, encoded by the coding sequence ATGCAGAGAACAGTTGAAAAAATTAAGCACAGCGATTTGAAATTTGGTAAAAAGATCCTTTTGAATACCCTGTTATCCTGTTCCATTGTCATAATTTCATCATGTGCTACATCAAAGACAAATCAAAGTGGAAATATAATTCTTAAAGAACAGGGCGCATTTTCAGCAGGTGGTACCATCATCAAAAGCGAAGGCACTTTTGACCCATTAAAACCATGGAACGAGCAGCAAGGAGGACAAACACGTCATGGTGACCACGCCGATGTCTTCTACCAAATCCCTGTCAACAAGAAACATAATTCCATGGTATTCCTGCATGGCTATGGGCAGTCCCGCCGCAGTTGGCAAACTACAGCCGATGGCAGAGAAGGTTTTTCCGATATATTTTTAAAATCAGGTTATGGTGTATATCTGGTTGATCAGCCAGGCCGTGGCGATGCGGGGCAAACCACAAAACCTGTTCAGATCTCAGCATCACCCGATGATCAGACCTGGTATACCCAGTTCCGTATCGGCCTTTATCCAAAATTCAACGAAGGCGTTCAGTTTCCCAAAGGCGAAAAATATCTTGACAGTTTTTTCCGCATGATGACACCTAATACAGGTAATGCAGACGAAGAAACTATAGTAAATGCTCTGTCGGCCGTATTTGACAAATCAGGTGATGGAATTCTCTTCACCCATTCTGCAGGAGGGGCTCCGGGCTGGAAAACTGCGATTAAGAATGATCGTGTGAAAGCTATTGTAGCTATTGAACCAGGCGGGTTTACCTTTCCTGAAGGTGAAGTTCCACAAGGCAACCGTGGAGGAAAAGGTGTTCCGCTCAACGAATTTCTGAAACTTACTGAGATCCCTATCGTGGTCTATTATGGGGACTACATTCCCGCAGAAGAAACCAACGCTGCTTCCCTCAACTTCTGGCGTAATGTGTTGGCCACGGCAAAACAATGGGCTAAAATTGTCAATGCTCACGGTGGTAATGCAACGATTGTTCATTTACCTGAAATGGGAATTAAGGGCAATACTCATTTCATAATGTCGGATTTAAACAATAGGCAAATAGCCAATCTGATCGCAAAATGGTTAAAAGAAAAAGGATTGGATAATTAG
- a CDS encoding aldo/keto reductase, which translates to MQTVTLNNGIKMPILGFGVFQIHDPAECEKAVIDAIETGYRLIDTAASYLNETAVGNGIKNSGIARDDLFITTKLWVQDTGYEKTKAAFQKSLERLQLDYLDLYLIHQPYGDVFGSWKAMQELYHEGKIKAIGVANFHSDRIMDLIMNSGFTPAVNQVETHPFHQQTESQKFLQENEVQIQSWGPFAEGKNNIFHNEILSAIGEKYNKSVAQVILKWLIQRNIVAIPKSVRKERIAENFNIFDFELSSEDLQTITLLETGTSLFFDHRDPAMVKWLSERKLDI; encoded by the coding sequence ATGCAAACAGTTACACTAAACAACGGAATTAAAATGCCGATTTTAGGATTCGGTGTTTTTCAAATACATGATCCTGCCGAATGTGAAAAAGCAGTTATAGATGCTATTGAAACAGGATACAGACTCATTGATACAGCAGCATCCTATTTGAATGAAACTGCAGTTGGTAACGGTATTAAAAATAGCGGCATTGCCAGAGACGATTTGTTTATAACCACCAAACTTTGGGTACAGGACACAGGTTATGAAAAAACAAAAGCTGCCTTTCAAAAATCTTTGGAAAGACTACAATTGGACTATCTGGATCTATATCTGATTCATCAGCCTTATGGAGATGTTTTCGGTTCCTGGAAGGCTATGCAGGAATTATATCACGAAGGAAAAATAAAAGCTATTGGCGTAGCTAACTTTCATTCTGACAGGATTATGGATTTAATCATGAACAGTGGTTTTACTCCTGCTGTCAATCAGGTTGAAACCCATCCTTTCCATCAGCAGACAGAATCTCAAAAGTTTCTTCAGGAAAATGAAGTACAGATACAATCGTGGGGACCTTTTGCAGAAGGGAAAAACAATATATTCCATAACGAAATACTGTCCGCTATTGGTGAAAAATATAATAAATCTGTGGCACAGGTAATTCTTAAATGGCTAATTCAAAGAAATATCGTTGCCATTCCAAAATCTGTCCGTAAAGAAAGAATAGCTGAAAATTTCAACATTTTCGATTTTGAGCTTTCTTCAGAAGATTTACAAACAATAACTCTACTGGAAACAGGTACAAGCCTGTTCTTTGATCATAGAGATCCAGCAATGGTAAAATGGCTGAGTGAAAGAAAGCTGGATATATAG
- a CDS encoding helix-turn-helix domain-containing protein: MEKTYNFDTVSQYNAFNNHETQHPLVSILDFSKAKERTGSRMTFGLYCIFLKEVHCGDLKYGCNHYDYEKGTLVFISPGQVIDVENKVDYYQPMGHGLVFHPDLVKGTSLGKNLGEYSFFNYNTNEALHLSDKERKIVFDCFSQIENEIRQMVDKHSKKLIASNIELFLNYCERFYDRQFITRENVNKGILERFEELLNSYFISEKPYHIGLPSVAYFADELHLSANYFGDLIKKETGKSAQEYIQNKIIDIAKNKIFDNNKTINEIAFELGFKYPQHFSRLFKNRVGFTPNKYRNLN, translated from the coding sequence ATGGAAAAGACATATAATTTTGACACAGTAAGCCAGTACAATGCATTTAATAATCATGAAACTCAGCACCCTCTCGTTAGTATCCTAGATTTTTCAAAAGCGAAGGAAAGAACCGGTTCGAGGATGACTTTCGGGCTTTACTGCATTTTCCTTAAAGAAGTACACTGTGGAGATTTAAAATACGGATGTAATCATTATGATTATGAGAAAGGAACATTGGTATTCATTTCTCCCGGCCAGGTAATTGATGTGGAGAACAAGGTTGATTATTATCAGCCAATGGGGCATGGCCTGGTTTTTCATCCCGACCTGGTGAAAGGTACATCTCTCGGTAAAAATCTTGGCGAGTATAGTTTTTTCAATTATAATACCAACGAGGCACTCCATTTATCTGATAAAGAAAGGAAAATTGTTTTTGACTGTTTTTCCCAAATTGAAAATGAAATAAGGCAAATGGTAGACAAACACAGTAAAAAACTGATTGCCTCCAATATTGAATTATTCCTGAATTACTGTGAAAGATTTTATGACCGTCAGTTTATAACCCGGGAAAACGTTAATAAAGGCATACTGGAAAGATTTGAAGAATTACTGAACAGTTATTTCATATCTGAAAAACCATACCATATAGGTTTACCTTCAGTTGCTTACTTTGCCGATGAACTTCATTTATCAGCAAATTACTTTGGAGATCTTATTAAAAAAGAGACCGGGAAATCTGCTCAGGAATACATTCAGAATAAAATTATTGATATTGCAAAAAATAAAATTTTTGACAACAATAAGACAATCAATGAAATAGCATTTGAATTGGGTTTTAAATATCCGCAGCATTTTAGCAGGTTATTTAAAAACCGCGTTGGCTTTACCCCCAATAAATACAGAAATTTAAATTAA
- a CDS encoding SDR family oxidoreductase, whose translation MSRNDLNGKVVLIAGGGKNLGGLLSKDFAAKGAKLAIHYNSDSSKEESEKTLAEVKALGADAFLFQGDLTKVENITKFFDEAVKTFGGVDIAINTVGMVLKKPFVETTEAEYDTMFGVNSKSAYFFLQEAGKKVNDNGKICTIVTSLLAAYTGLYSTYAGAKAPVEHFTRAASKEFGDRGISVTAVAPGPMDTPFFYGQESSDAVAYHKSAAALGGLTDIKDIAPLVEFLVTDGWWITGQTIFANGGYTTR comes from the coding sequence ATGTCAAGAAATGATTTAAACGGAAAAGTAGTACTTATAGCGGGAGGTGGAAAAAACCTTGGAGGATTATTAAGCAAAGACTTCGCTGCAAAAGGAGCAAAGCTTGCCATTCATTATAACAGTGACAGCTCAAAGGAAGAAAGCGAAAAAACCTTAGCTGAGGTAAAAGCTCTGGGAGCTGATGCTTTCTTATTTCAGGGAGATCTTACCAAAGTGGAAAATATTACAAAGTTCTTTGATGAAGCTGTAAAAACTTTCGGAGGAGTGGATATTGCCATCAATACCGTTGGTATGGTACTGAAAAAACCGTTTGTGGAAACTACCGAAGCTGAATATGATACCATGTTCGGGGTCAATTCCAAATCAGCATATTTCTTCTTACAGGAAGCGGGCAAAAAAGTAAATGACAACGGTAAGATCTGTACTATTGTGACATCTTTACTGGCTGCGTATACAGGACTATATTCAACATATGCAGGAGCTAAAGCACCGGTAGAGCATTTTACAAGAGCTGCTTCAAAAGAATTCGGAGACAGAGGGATTTCTGTAACAGCAGTAGCTCCGGGCCCTATGGATACCCCTTTCTTTTACGGTCAGGAAAGCTCTGATGCAGTAGCATATCATAAATCTGCAGCCGCATTGGGAGGATTGACTGATATTAAAGACATTGCGCCTTTGGTAGAATTTTTAGTAACTGACGGCTGGTGGATCACCGGGCAGACTATTTTTGCCAACGGAGGATATACTACAAGATAA
- a CDS encoding DoxX family protein, whose translation MIIRIINSILILIAVFMGIKQGYAMLAGKSEMMEMFGKWGFNKTALAINGGITMIAALMILFPKTFVWGNFLMAAGILLIICLHLLGKDLKGVLIELPFLLLNLAIIYLQYPLKNA comes from the coding sequence ATGATCATCAGAATAATTAATTCAATACTGATTCTCATAGCAGTGTTTATGGGAATTAAACAGGGATATGCCATGCTTGCCGGAAAATCTGAAATGATGGAAATGTTCGGTAAGTGGGGATTTAATAAAACCGCATTAGCAATAAATGGAGGTATTACAATGATTGCAGCTTTAATGATCTTATTCCCTAAAACCTTTGTCTGGGGAAACTTTCTGATGGCTGCCGGAATTTTACTCATCATTTGCCTGCACCTTCTGGGTAAGGATCTGAAAGGAGTTCTCATTGAGCTTCCGTTTTTACTCCTGAACCTGGCCATTATTTATCTGCAATACCCTTTAAAAAATGCATAA
- a CDS encoding nuclear transport factor 2 family protein codes for MKSILVTMVICIFSLTACGQQNSSSNNKTHKTQQKYNNMDTGKLTNNTVKEAFDAWQKGDSQTFLSFFTADAKLYDDGSPRDFQKFVKDACGHERFTTIDKVENEGKDIYGNFHTESWGDFRTYFKFHFDADGKISRLDIGQAN; via the coding sequence ATGAAAAGTATATTAGTTACTATGGTCATATGCATATTCAGCCTTACAGCATGTGGGCAGCAGAATTCATCCTCAAACAATAAAACTCATAAAACACAACAGAAATATAATAATATGGATACCGGTAAATTAACAAACAATACAGTAAAAGAAGCTTTCGATGCATGGCAAAAAGGAGACAGCCAGACTTTTTTATCTTTCTTTACGGCAGATGCAAAATTATACGATGACGGAAGCCCGAGAGACTTTCAGAAATTTGTAAAGGATGCTTGCGGGCATGAACGTTTCACCACCATTGACAAAGTGGAAAACGAAGGAAAAGATATCTATGGTAACTTCCATACAGAAAGCTGGGGCGATTTTAGAACCTATTTCAAATTTCATTTCGATGCAGATGGAAAAATCTCACGTCTTGATATAGGTCAAGCCAATTAA
- a CDS encoding aldehyde dehydrogenase family protein, producing the protein MNNYQSIFDAQKEFFFTDATKTYEWRIDQLNRLEKMLVENQDVFCQALKTDFNKPPFEQLFEITVPLGNVKYYKENLQQLMAPEPVAIPEGLEKTGNKGIIYKEPFGVTLVIGPFNAPILLLLDPAIAALAAGNPVILKPANTTPAVAKLFAELIPKYFEPEAVNVVTGGREEITELLKLPFDFIFFTGSSAVGKVIMRAAAENLTPVILELGGQNPTVVDETANLDIAVDRIAWGHNAISGQWCIAPGYVYVHESIADVFINKLKESTIKMYGEDPQQSPDFARMISEHDAERVASYIIPEKVVLGGRYDIRDRYVEPTILYPSTWEDPALQQEIFGPVLPVMVYSDFKEIVNIIKRKPKSLAAYIFSKNQENIDYFLNSVSFGGGCINQTNLHCWIDSLPFGGVGYSGMGKYYGKAGFDALSNTKAMLIGNPDLELDVFPPYANKDIAKNLSVFG; encoded by the coding sequence ATGAATAATTATCAGTCGATTTTTGATGCACAAAAAGAATTCTTCTTTACAGATGCTACCAAAACCTATGAGTGGCGGATAGACCAGCTGAACAGACTGGAAAAAATGCTTGTTGAAAACCAGGACGTATTTTGCCAGGCGTTGAAGACAGATTTTAACAAACCTCCTTTTGAACAGCTTTTTGAAATTACCGTTCCACTGGGCAATGTAAAATATTACAAAGAAAACCTTCAACAACTAATGGCTCCAGAACCTGTTGCCATCCCTGAAGGGCTTGAGAAAACAGGTAATAAAGGCATCATTTATAAAGAACCTTTTGGTGTAACATTGGTCATAGGGCCATTTAATGCTCCCATATTACTGCTTTTGGATCCTGCAATTGCGGCTCTGGCTGCCGGAAACCCCGTTATTCTTAAACCGGCCAATACCACACCAGCCGTGGCAAAACTTTTTGCGGAACTTATCCCCAAATATTTCGAACCGGAAGCTGTGAATGTCGTGACCGGAGGACGTGAGGAAATTACAGAACTTTTAAAATTACCCTTTGATTTCATTTTTTTCACAGGAAGTTCAGCTGTAGGAAAGGTAATAATGAGAGCTGCCGCAGAAAATCTTACCCCTGTTATTCTCGAATTGGGTGGACAGAATCCTACCGTTGTGGATGAAACGGCCAACCTGGATATTGCGGTAGACAGAATTGCATGGGGGCACAATGCCATTTCAGGTCAATGGTGCATTGCGCCGGGCTATGTGTATGTACATGAAAGTATTGCGGATGTTTTCATTAATAAATTAAAAGAATCAACAATAAAAATGTACGGTGAAGATCCACAGCAGAGCCCTGATTTTGCAAGAATGATCAGTGAGCATGATGCAGAAAGGGTAGCTTCCTATATCATTCCTGAAAAGGTGGTTTTAGGAGGAAGGTATGATATCAGGGACAGGTATGTGGAACCGACCATCCTGTATCCAAGTACCTGGGAAGATCCCGCTTTGCAACAGGAGATTTTCGGTCCGGTTCTGCCTGTAATGGTTTATTCTGATTTTAAGGAAATTGTGAATATTATCAAAAGAAAACCTAAGTCACTTGCAGCTTACATCTTCAGTAAAAATCAGGAGAATATTGACTATTTCCTGAATTCGGTTTCATTTGGAGGCGGATGCATCAATCAGACGAATCTGCATTGCTGGATAGACAGTCTTCCATTCGGAGGAGTAGGCTACTCTGGCATGGGAAAATATTATGGAAAAGCAGGATTTGATGCATTAAGCAACACCAAAGCCATGTTAATCGGGAATCCTGATCTTGAACTGGATGTTTTTCCACCATATGCCAATAAGGATATTGCTAAAAACCTGAGTGTTTTTGGATAA
- a CDS encoding potassium channel family protein, with protein sequence MIKKLQERKYEILLLALMQHLFVGIFLTDMDFYTRVVWPVNMLVLGLGSVFLFTGKHSWRHWFRNLHFIVILLLPIGIPFFKDFSWYFTFLNINYVVFFCFLFTEVVRFLLKPGYINTDIISASICGYMLLIEISVFSLQFFQYRDPASFKGVDLSSPALTFMDLVYFCSITFTSIGFGDITPNTHVTKLITAFVGIAGQFYTVVLVGILISKFSSKN encoded by the coding sequence ATGATTAAAAAGCTACAGGAAAGAAAATACGAAATCCTTTTATTAGCCCTGATGCAGCACTTATTTGTAGGAATATTCCTCACAGATATGGATTTTTATACCCGTGTTGTATGGCCCGTTAATATGCTCGTTCTGGGGTTGGGATCTGTCTTTTTGTTTACAGGAAAGCACAGCTGGAGGCACTGGTTCAGGAACCTGCATTTTATTGTTATTTTGCTGTTACCCATCGGAATTCCGTTTTTTAAGGATTTTTCATGGTATTTCACATTTCTGAATATTAATTATGTAGTGTTTTTCTGCTTTCTTTTCACGGAAGTAGTAAGATTTCTGCTAAAACCGGGATATATCAACACCGATATTATTTCAGCATCCATATGCGGATATATGCTGCTGATAGAAATTTCGGTTTTTTCACTGCAATTTTTCCAGTACCGCGATCCTGCATCTTTCAAAGGAGTTGATCTGTCTTCACCTGCGCTTACATTTATGGATCTGGTCTATTTCTGTTCCATCACTTTTACAAGCATTGGCTTTGGAGATATTACCCCCAATACCCATGTTACGAAACTGATTACCGCTTTTGTGGGAATCGCGGGGCAGTTTTATACCGTTGTACTGGTAGGTATCCTGATCAGTAAATTTTCATCAAAAAATTAA
- a CDS encoding bestrophin family protein: MNTGSHYKLYHFIPWTRRKIYKMLILSIVPTALFYFLGWKWLAIPWVPVALLGTATAFISGFKNTQTYNRSWEARQIYGAIINNSRSFGILVKDFIRADDEVQEKALHQQVIYRHFAWLTALRFQLRETKSWEHVKTKSYNKEYLQYYKVPEWESKLEDELKVFLSDDELQYVLSTKNRATQIIALQSAQLRKLNEEGKISEYNYTALENQFKELYDQQGKCERIKNFPYPRQFSSINLYFTNALCFLLPLGFLGEFSKMIEKFGDHIVWLTIPFSVLLGWVFLVLEQIGESTENPFEGNANDIPITQISRNIEIDLREMLGEKELPPAIQPVNNIVM; the protein is encoded by the coding sequence ATGAATACAGGCTCACATTATAAACTTTACCATTTTATTCCGTGGACGCGGAGAAAGATTTATAAAATGCTTATTTTAAGTATTGTTCCCACAGCACTGTTTTATTTTCTGGGATGGAAGTGGCTGGCTATTCCCTGGGTTCCGGTAGCCTTGCTTGGCACTGCCACTGCATTTATTTCAGGGTTTAAAAATACCCAGACCTATAACCGGAGCTGGGAAGCCCGCCAGATTTATGGGGCCATCATCAATAACAGCCGCAGTTTCGGCATTTTGGTTAAAGATTTCATAAGAGCAGATGATGAAGTACAGGAGAAAGCTTTGCATCAGCAGGTTATTTACCGTCATTTTGCATGGCTTACGGCGTTAAGATTCCAGCTCAGGGAAACAAAAAGCTGGGAACATGTAAAAACGAAAAGCTACAATAAAGAATACCTGCAATATTATAAAGTACCTGAATGGGAAAGTAAGCTTGAAGATGAGCTCAAAGTATTTTTAAGTGATGATGAACTTCAGTATGTGCTTTCTACCAAGAACAGGGCCACACAAATCATTGCTTTACAGTCTGCCCAGCTGAGAAAATTAAATGAGGAAGGCAAAATTTCAGAGTATAATTATACTGCACTTGAAAACCAGTTCAAGGAATTGTATGACCAGCAGGGAAAATGCGAACGGATCAAGAATTTTCCTTATCCAAGACAGTTTTCAAGCATCAATCTCTATTTCACGAATGCATTGTGTTTTTTGCTCCCTCTAGGATTTTTAGGGGAATTTTCTAAAATGATTGAAAAATTTGGAGATCATATAGTCTGGCTTACCATTCCGTTCAGTGTACTTTTAGGCTGGGTTTTCCTGGTTTTGGAACAGATAGGAGAGAGTACGGAAAATCCGTTTGAAGGCAATGCCAACGATATTCCCATTACCCAGATCAGCAGGAATATAGAAATTGACCTTCGTGAAATGCTGGGTGAAAAAGAACTTCCACCTGCGATACAGCCTGTTAATAATATTGTTATGTAA
- a CDS encoding T9SS type A sorting domain-containing protein: MRKNRLISVCLLLSSLALNAQTEFIIVSGMGTRLYDINSNGNAVHSGGYYSYSAGASTPIESVASATNRLNDSGNIAGNMPFTASDGSNLTQAAYRKNGNWTAIGYFPGDTPGNSWFGDAKGISENSVYVTGQMTSSNVGSSYPFIYNTESGTLTKLTGDLLYTNARGAAVNNNGVAAGWIDREDIFGMGTFRVPAYFDAGGALHYIDFGTPEYGEANDVNNAGLVVGNKGSKAFIYNINTNTYQSFDAPAGYTDAVFVSVSENGTAVGYCGMIGDREVIIYHPSLGPAPVLLTDLLTSQGITLNTFDGKLGTGMGISSDGKYICGFDNTIPPIFAEGWVARLGESVLAANEVKTTSHNISIYPNPVKDLLNISSGKRIKSVSVYSADGRLVIANIPVNNTEAKIDLSGLKTGNYIAVATFEDGSIKSFKVLKK, encoded by the coding sequence ATGAGAAAAAATCGACTTATTTCAGTATGCTTACTGCTAAGCAGCCTGGCTTTAAACGCACAAACCGAATTCATAATAGTTTCCGGTATGGGCACAAGATTATATGACATTAACAGCAACGGCAACGCCGTACACTCTGGCGGATATTACAGTTACAGTGCCGGTGCAAGTACCCCGATAGAATCTGTAGCAAGTGCAACCAACCGGCTAAATGATTCAGGGAATATTGCAGGAAATATGCCTTTTACAGCATCCGACGGTTCCAACCTAACCCAGGCAGCTTACCGGAAGAACGGAAACTGGACGGCTATCGGATATTTTCCAGGTGACACTCCCGGAAACAGCTGGTTCGGAGACGCAAAAGGAATCTCAGAGAACAGTGTATATGTAACGGGGCAAATGACTTCATCCAATGTCGGAAGCAGCTATCCTTTTATCTATAATACAGAATCCGGCACGCTCACGAAACTTACCGGAGATCTCTTGTATACAAACGCTCGGGGAGCTGCTGTAAACAATAACGGAGTGGCAGCCGGATGGATTGACCGGGAAGATATCTTCGGAATGGGGACTTTCAGGGTTCCTGCCTATTTTGATGCAGGCGGTGCACTTCATTATATAGATTTCGGTACACCTGAATACGGTGAAGCCAACGATGTAAACAATGCGGGACTGGTTGTAGGAAACAAAGGCAGTAAAGCATTCATTTATAACATCAATACCAATACCTATCAGTCTTTTGATGCTCCTGCAGGATATACGGATGCCGTATTTGTTTCCGTATCCGAAAATGGTACTGCTGTGGGATATTGCGGAATGATAGGGGACAGAGAAGTAATTATCTATCACCCTTCATTGGGTCCTGCTCCTGTTTTACTGACTGATCTTTTAACGTCTCAGGGTATAACACTCAATACATTTGACGGAAAACTCGGTACCGGAATGGGCATATCTTCAGATGGGAAATATATTTGTGGCTTCGACAATACCATCCCTCCTATTTTTGCCGAAGGATGGGTCGCCAGATTGGGTGAATCTGTACTTGCAGCGAATGAAGTAAAAACAACATCCCATAATATAAGCATTTATCCCAATCCTGTAAAAGACCTTCTCAATATTTCCAGCGGAAAAAGGATAAAATCCGTATCCGTATATTCAGCAGACGGCAGATTGGTTATTGCCAACATTCCTGTCAATAATACAGAAGCTAAAATAGATTTATCAGGATTGAAAACCGGCAACTATATTGCAGTGGCCACTTTTGAAGACGGAAGCATTAAATCTTTTAAAGTCTTAAAAAAATAA